One Candidatus Bathyarchaeota archaeon genomic window carries:
- a CDS encoding ATP-binding protein — protein MDGQEIETGKLPMTVASEVIKYFSIGLYQNFARAVKELVSNAYDAQATEVRIRLDLLSGRIIVRDNGKGMDLGDLKEKYLVVGGPTPLSEEIDELGRKRIGTFGIGSVAVFPYCEKVTIITKKRKSDKNIQLDIDSSRFFKGGTFQLGIGETAEFPYKITLSDLPHNQGETIIILEGIKKHILNELREPKKLRGSSLKEYSGYEKFKWTLSQYCPLLYPKEHQDLRDFFAYKGRKPLRVWLDGEELFRNVAENARILEKGEEKFGKIRVKYAIMCPFASVRPEEAKGFQIRLRDVGIGLPSDFEITKLTGKVPGKLNYLTGEIHVLEGLADSLMIDRDSFSFTKEVADLQAFFRKKLAEWNEKLEDKSREDKEIYEGLLFTQDSDRVLEELKKAEIIQFPKERLRISKDAISRSKRRRHESASPVSRMKEVLTKEKGIKVKAEQIEVDENKPPIEISHDKKSVIIYERHPAFTEKVNVLNRTFRVEYSNWNIDITPSICKLADNTVFFNLSHPLFNCGLSERVVKELSLGLYLILYEKDPKILTQIEKLLMKVFISGEDEKEGF, from the coding sequence ATGGATGGACAAGAAATAGAAACAGGCAAACTGCCGATGACTGTTGCGAGTGAGGTAATAAAATATTTTAGTATTGGTCTTTACCAAAACTTCGCGAGAGCAGTTAAGGAACTAGTTTCAAATGCTTATGATGCACAAGCAACTGAAGTAAGAATTAGGCTTGACCTTTTGAGTGGTAGAATCATTGTAAGGGATAATGGAAAAGGAATGGATCTCGGTGATTTGAAAGAAAAGTATCTGGTCGTAGGTGGTCCAACACCCTTATCTGAAGAAATTGACGAGTTAGGAAGAAAGAGAATTGGAACTTTCGGAATAGGTTCTGTTGCTGTTTTTCCGTATTGTGAAAAAGTGACCATAATTACAAAAAAGCGAAAAAGTGACAAAAATATTCAGCTAGATATTGATTCAAGCAGATTTTTTAAGGGCGGAACGTTCCAACTTGGCATTGGTGAAACTGCAGAGTTTCCCTATAAAATTACTTTGAGCGACCTGCCTCACAATCAAGGAGAAACAATCATTATTCTCGAGGGAATCAAAAAGCATATACTTAATGAATTAAGGGAACCAAAGAAATTAAGAGGCTCAAGCCTAAAGGAATATAGCGGCTATGAGAAGTTTAAATGGACATTAAGTCAATATTGCCCGTTGCTTTACCCAAAGGAGCATCAAGACCTTAGGGATTTTTTTGCGTATAAAGGCAGAAAACCGCTTCGAGTTTGGTTAGATGGCGAGGAACTTTTTAGAAATGTTGCCGAAAATGCACGGATTCTTGAAAAGGGTGAGGAGAAATTTGGTAAGATTCGAGTTAAATACGCAATAATGTGCCCTTTTGCCTCAGTCCGACCTGAAGAAGCAAAGGGTTTTCAAATAAGATTACGTGATGTCGGAATCGGTTTGCCTAGTGACTTTGAAATTACGAAATTAACCGGTAAAGTTCCTGGGAAACTCAATTATTTAACAGGTGAAATTCACGTCCTTGAAGGATTAGCAGACTCCTTAATGATTGATAGGGATAGTTTCTCTTTTACCAAAGAAGTCGCTGATTTGCAAGCATTTTTCAGAAAAAAACTGGCTGAATGGAATGAAAAACTTGAAGATAAGTCTCGTGAAGACAAGGAGATCTATGAAGGTCTTCTTTTTACACAAGATAGTGATCGAGTGCTAGAGGAACTCAAAAAAGCCGAAATAATTCAATTTCCAAAAGAGCGTCTTAGGATTTCGAAAGATGCAATCTCCCGAAGTAAAAGAAGACGACATGAATCGGCATCACCTGTTTCTAGAATGAAGGAGGTTCTAACAAAAGAAAAGGGTATAAAAGTTAAGGCTGAACAGATTGAAGTTGATGAAAATAAACCGCCAATAGAGATAAGCCATGACAAAAAAAGTGTGATTATTTATGAAAGGCACCCTGCTTTTACGGAAAAGGTCAACGTCCTGAACAGGACTTTTCGTGTGGAATATTCAAACTGGAACATAGATATTACACCGAGCATTTGTAAACTTGCGGATAACACTGTTTTCTTCAATCTTTCACATCCTTTATTCAATTGCGGGTTAAGTGAAAGAGTGGTCAAAGAATTATCGCTTGGTTTATACCTAATACTATATGAAAAGGACCCAAAAATTCTCACTCAAATTGAGAAATTGCTGATGAAAGTGTTTATTAGCGGAGAGGATGAAAAAGAAGGGTTCTAA
- a CDS encoding DNA adenine methylase yields the protein MLKEPEFPSTRFIGSKTKILDWIWQCIQDLNFEKTLEPFGGTGAFSFYAKKKRKTVYYNDILTYNYNSGLALIENSSIRPSFFEIENCLKFNANQKYSCFISKTFQDIYFTNGENAWLDVVVQNINLVEDKYKKAILIAALGQACLIKRPFNLFHRKNLYLRLNNVERTFNNKTCWDTNFEFYFKKFIDQYNNAVFSNGKCNKATNLDVFDLSTDFDLVYLDPPYMSGHGVNYLEMYHFLEGIVSYDNWSEKIDYTRKNRAMRKNPKIDAWTRKENIPHLLEKVIEKFSGSKVILSYRGDGYPSKRKISNLFLKYTGKKPAIYSIPYKYVLSERKVSEILFVSE from the coding sequence GTGCTTAAAGAACCTGAATTTCCCTCGACTAGATTCATAGGTAGCAAGACGAAGATTCTTGATTGGATATGGCAGTGCATCCAAGACTTAAATTTTGAGAAAACGCTCGAACCTTTTGGAGGAACAGGGGCGTTTTCTTTTTATGCGAAGAAAAAGAGAAAAACCGTATATTACAACGATATACTGACATATAATTACAATTCTGGTCTAGCCCTAATAGAGAACTCTAGCATTCGACCCTCATTCTTTGAAATAGAGAATTGCTTAAAGTTTAACGCTAATCAAAAATATTCTTGTTTCATAAGTAAAACTTTCCAAGATATTTATTTTACCAATGGAGAAAACGCGTGGTTAGATGTCGTTGTTCAAAATATCAACCTTGTCGAAGATAAGTACAAGAAAGCCATACTGATAGCCGCATTAGGTCAAGCATGCCTTATTAAAAGACCGTTCAATCTTTTTCATAGGAAAAACCTTTATTTAAGGTTAAATAATGTGGAAAGAACTTTCAATAATAAAACTTGCTGGGATACTAATTTCGAATTTTACTTCAAGAAATTTATTGATCAATATAATAATGCCGTATTTTCAAATGGAAAATGCAACAAGGCTACAAATCTAGACGTGTTTGACCTTTCTACCGATTTTGATCTTGTGTACCTCGATCCGCCCTACATGTCTGGGCACGGGGTAAATTACCTCGAGATGTACCACTTTCTCGAGGGGATAGTGAGTTATGATAATTGGTCAGAAAAGATTGACTACACGAGAAAGAACAGAGCCATGAGAAAAAATCCAAAAATCGATGCATGGACTAGGAAAGAAAATATTCCCCACTTGTTAGAAAAGGTAATAGAAAAATTCTCGGGCAGTAAAGTCATATTATCGTATCGAGGCGATGGATATCCATCCAAAAGAAAAATCTCCAATTTGTTTTTGAAATATACGGGCAAAAAACCCGCGATATATTCAATCCCTTATAAGTATGTTCTTAGCGAAAGAAAAGTAAGCGAAATTCTTTTTGTGTCAGAGTAA